The sequence CGAACAGAGCGAGCAGGCCCTAAAGCGCAGCGAGGCGCAACTGCAGGCCGCCCTGGAGCAGCGCACCAGAGAGCTGATCGAGAAAGAAGAACTGAACGCCGAGTTGCAGCGTAGCGAAGCAGCCCTGAAGCGGACCAATCAGCGCCTCGACCTTCTCGCGGCATCGGCGAACCGGCTGCTGCAAAGCGGCGCACCGCAGCAATTGGCTGACGAGCTGTGTCGCGAGGTCATGAATTTTCTCGGTTGCGATGTCTTTTTCAATTATCTGCTGGACGAGGCCGAAGGTGTGCTGAAGCTGAACGCTTGCGCGGGCATCGGCGAGAAACAGGCGGCCGAGATCCAACGCCTGGATCTGGGGGTAGCGATCTGCGGGTGCGCGGCACGGGATGCCTGCAGGATCGTCGCCGAGAACATCCCGGAGACACCGGACCCGCGCACGGAGCTGGTAAAGTCCCTAGGGGTCCGCGCCTACGCTTGCCACCCTCTGTTGTCGCAGGGACGGGTGCTGGGGACGCTATCCTTCGGCACGCGCAGCAGAAACAGTTTCAACGACGACGAACTCTCACTCATGAAGGCGGTTGCCGACCAGGTGTCCATCGCCATGCAGCGGCACCTGATGGAGGAGAGCCTGCGCCAGGCCAAGCAGGTGGCCGAGGCGGCCAGCCATACCAAGAGCAGGTTCGTGGCCAACATGAGCCATGAGCTGCGCACTCCGATGACCGGCGTGCTAGGGATGCTGGACCTCGCCCTGCAGACCGCCGACGACGCCGAGAGGACCGAGTATATCGAGACCGCCCAGCGCTCCGCCCGGTCTCTGCTGCGGATTCTTAACGACGTGCTCGATCTCGCCAAGGTCGAGGCGGGAAAATTCTCGCTGGACCCGAAACCGTTCGCCCTGCGCGCCTGCCTCTCCCAGACCGTGGAGGTCGTGATGCCGGAGGTGCGGCGCAAGGGGCTCGAGCTTGCCCTGCAGGTCGATGAGCAGTTGCCGGATCACGTCATTGGAGACCAGGTCCGGCTGCGCCAGGTGCTGACGAACCTCGTCGGCAACGCTGTGAAATTCACCGAACGCGGCGGCGTACAAATCGCTTTGCGCAGCGGAGCGCGCGCCCCGGACGGCTCCGTCGAGGTCAGCTTCTCGGTACGCGACACGGGCATCGGGATACCGGAGGAGAAACGGCACCTCCTTTTCAGCTCTTTCAGCCAGCTTGATGACTCAGATACCCGAAGCCATGGCGGAACCGGGCTGGGGCTTGCCATCAGCAAGGAGATCATCGAGCGGATGGGGGGAAGCATCGTTTTGGAAAGCGAAGGGGGGAAAGGAAGCTGCTTCTCCTTCTCGGTACGCCTGGGGGTGGCTGATGGGGCGTCGGAAGAGGCCCGTCCGGCCGTCGCGCCTGCTTCTTTCTCACCGGGCACCGGCAAGGGACGCCGGCTGCTGGTCGCCGAAGACGACCCCACCATCCGGCAGGTGCTTGGGACGATGCTGGGCAGAATAGGTTACGAGATAGAGTTCGCGGAGGACGGCATCCAGGCCGTGGCGAGGTGGCAGGAAGCATCGTTCGACATGCTGATCATGGACGTCCAGATGCCGCGGGTGAACGGGTTCGAGGCGACGCGCAGCATACGCGAGATCGAGGCGGGGGGGCGCGCCGGGAGGATCCCGATCCTCGCCATGACCGCCCACGCCATGAAAGACGACGAGCAGCGCTGCATCGCGGCCGGGATGGATGACTACATTTCAAAGCCGATCGATTTCAGGGAGTGCCTGAACAAAATCCACGTGTTACTTGGATGATCGGGGAGCTTCGGCTCCCCGATCCCTTTTTCATCCCCGACGCGCGTTACGGCGCCATCCGGCAGCGCTCATTTCCGAGGCAACACTTTTCAGTCGATCTGCTCCGTCAGGTAGTTCTGGATTCCCATCTGCTTGATCTGGTCGAGCTGGGCCTCCAGAAGGTCGATGTGCTCTTCCTCGTCGTGCAGTATCGACTCCAGGAGCTCACGGGTCCCGTTGTCGCCGAGCTCGACGCAGAGCCTTATGCTCTCGTTGTACCCCTTGATGGCCCCCTCCTCTGCCTGCCGGTCGTTCTCGTGCATCACCGGAACCTCGGCACCTATGTGCA is a genomic window of Geomonas ferrireducens containing:
- a CDS encoding MASE3 domain-containing protein, translated to MGGVATGNVMQRTETQVVSFVTFALAVLILYICSLYSYLLFHTLVELFCTIVTLGVFFIAWNSRRFLDNHYFLFLALAFSTSSVLQLLHTFSFKGLGIFIGYDANLPTQLWIASRYVVSLSFLAAPLFIVRKLHLQTALSAFVTASALLVFAIFSGNFPDCFIEGSGLTPFKIYSEYVIISILLAAAVLLYKNRASFDSRVFSALLVAVLSGAAADLAFTKYLSVYGQANLVGHLLLFLSSFMIYQAIVSTGLKQPAALLFRSLEQSEQALKRSEAQLQAALEQRTRELIEKEELNAELQRSEAALKRTNQRLDLLAASANRLLQSGAPQQLADELCREVMNFLGCDVFFNYLLDEAEGVLKLNACAGIGEKQAAEIQRLDLGVAICGCAARDACRIVAENIPETPDPRTELVKSLGVRAYACHPLLSQGRVLGTLSFGTRSRNSFNDDELSLMKAVADQVSIAMQRHLMEESLRQAKQVAEAASHTKSRFVANMSHELRTPMTGVLGMLDLALQTADDAERTEYIETAQRSARSLLRILNDVLDLAKVEAGKFSLDPKPFALRACLSQTVEVVMPEVRRKGLELALQVDEQLPDHVIGDQVRLRQVLTNLVGNAVKFTERGGVQIALRSGARAPDGSVEVSFSVRDTGIGIPEEKRHLLFSSFSQLDDSDTRSHGGTGLGLAISKEIIERMGGSIVLESEGGKGSCFSFSVRLGVADGASEEARPAVAPASFSPGTGKGRRLLVAEDDPTIRQVLGTMLGRIGYEIEFAEDGIQAVARWQEASFDMLIMDVQMPRVNGFEATRSIREIEAGGRAGRIPILAMTAHAMKDDEQRCIAAGMDDYISKPIDFRECLNKIHVLLG
- the bfr gene encoding bacterioferritin, translated to MKGHEKVVATLNARLAEELTAINQYFVHAEMCENWNYEKLHGMIRKRSIDEMKHAEKLIARILFLDGIPIVSNYNKMHIGAEVPVMHENDRQAEEGAIKGYNESIRLCVELGDNGTRELLESILHDEEEHIDLLEAQLDQIKQMGIQNYLTEQID